A single region of the Cyanobacteria bacterium FACHB-DQ100 genome encodes:
- a CDS encoding MBL fold metallo-hydrolase: MTQLDCFPYGAGHGEEGVCLLVRMGPYRILLDCGLADISALTDGSAVSNPPDRAPADVVLCSHAHSDHAQGLLSLHRAFPQLPIYASEVTTELLPLNWLDQPGLIPQFVHALPWRSPVEFQDGLTAELFPAGHLPGAAAILLTYTPHQGRSHSILYTGDFFLSNSRLVEGLRLEELRGLRPDVVIIEGSYGTARFPHRRQQENQIAERMSRALSDRRSVLLPLPMVGLGQELLMLLRSHHSFTGRDLDIWVDGRVASGCDAYLALLPHLPASVQNFAKHQSLFWDDRVRPRVRRLHPEQRPLVGESPCIVLTDFSTDWQEFCEDTPERWLILLPQHLEEGLIDIPPKYAIETYLLAQHCDGASTTQFIHNLRPQHVIFVHGDPNYLSDLAGLEELHNRYHLHSPASGNLVELPIGETFLQPAPPETTYEGELAELGTVVTITLPEAITNDPRWRSISDTGLIEARWQGQDLVLRGLSQRELMTQNTERSPSWMDSSEKACCFRCRHFRGQRCWNPRSPLFNFKVTPDGYCPAFEAAQSANTTWSEANEPTREDVDQAPG, encoded by the coding sequence GTGACGCAATTGGACTGTTTTCCTTACGGTGCGGGACATGGCGAAGAAGGAGTCTGTCTTCTCGTTCGTATGGGTCCCTATCGGATTCTGCTCGACTGCGGGCTGGCAGATATTTCTGCGCTCACGGATGGGAGTGCAGTGTCAAATCCTCCTGACCGCGCTCCGGCAGATGTAGTGTTGTGCAGTCATGCTCACTCGGATCACGCTCAAGGTTTGCTCAGTTTGCATCGCGCTTTTCCGCAGTTGCCGATTTATGCCAGTGAAGTGACGACAGAGCTATTACCGCTTAACTGGCTGGATCAACCGGGTCTAATTCCGCAATTTGTTCATGCCCTGCCTTGGCGATCGCCGGTTGAGTTTCAGGATGGGCTAACGGCTGAACTATTTCCGGCGGGTCATCTTCCCGGAGCAGCGGCGATTTTGCTGACGTATACGCCGCATCAGGGTCGATCGCACTCGATTTTATATACGGGGGATTTCTTTTTATCGAATTCCCGCTTAGTAGAAGGCTTGCGGCTAGAGGAACTGCGGGGATTGCGCCCGGATGTGGTGATTATCGAAGGCTCGTATGGAACGGCACGATTTCCACATCGACGGCAGCAAGAAAATCAGATCGCTGAAAGAATGAGTCGGGCGTTGAGCGATCGGCGGTCAGTTCTCTTGCCGCTGCCGATGGTCGGACTTGGACAAGAATTGTTGATGCTGCTGAGGAGCCATCACTCGTTTACCGGACGCGATTTAGATATCTGGGTGGATGGTCGGGTCGCGTCTGGGTGCGATGCCTACTTAGCGCTTTTACCGCACTTGCCTGCTTCGGTGCAGAACTTTGCCAAGCATCAATCGCTGTTTTGGGACGATCGCGTTCGTCCACGGGTGCGACGACTGCATCCAGAACAGCGACCGCTAGTCGGTGAGTCGCCTTGTATTGTGCTGACGGATTTTTCAACAGATTGGCAGGAATTTTGCGAAGATACGCCAGAGCGCTGGCTAATTCTACTGCCGCAACATCTAGAAGAAGGATTGATTGATATCCCACCGAAGTATGCGATCGAAACCTATCTGCTAGCACAACATTGTGATGGGGCAAGTACCACGCAGTTTATTCACAATCTGCGTCCCCAACACGTTATTTTCGTTCACGGTGATCCGAACTATCTATCGGATTTAGCCGGATTAGAGGAATTGCACAACCGCTATCATCTACATTCCCCCGCTTCAGGCAACTTGGTTGAGTTACCAATCGGAGAAACCTTCCTCCAGCCTGCACCACCAGAAACGACTTACGAAGGTGAGCTGGCCGAGCTTGGAACGGTGGTGACGATCACGCTTCCGGAGGCAATCACAAACGATCCGAGATGGCGATCGATCTCTGACACCGGGCTGATTGAGGCGCGTTGGCAGGGTCAAGATTTAGTCTTGCGGGGGTTGTCTCAGCGTGAATTAATGACGCAAAATACCGAACGATCGCCGTCTTGGATGGATAGCTCTGAGAAAGCTTGTTGTTTTCGCTGTCGGCATTTTCGGGGGCAACGCTGCTGGAATCCGAGATCACCGCTGTTTAATTTCAAGGTGACACCGGATGGATATTGTCCAGCGTTTGAGGCGGCTCAAAGCGCAAACACTACATGGAGCGAAGCGAATGAGCCGACTCGCGAAGATGTGGATCAAGCTCCGGGATAG